In Methanomassiliicoccales archaeon, the genomic window GGACAGAGTATCACTGAGTTGACTTCGAACTCGATCTCCTCGTCCTCCATATCAAAATTGATGGCGTCGTACTCACAGACCTTTGCGCATATTCCGCACTTCCCCTGTGTCAGATATAGACAGGTCTCTGGATCTATGACCGCGGTCTTCGGAACCGCTTGTGGAAATGGAATATATATCGCCTTTCTCGTAGATAGTCCAAGTTCCCAGTAATCTAGGACTCCTTTCACAGGACACTTCTCAATGCAGTCCCCACGACCCATGCATTTTTCCTGATCGATGTATGTGGCCTTCCTGAGAACCTTCACCTTGAAGTCTCCCTTGTCGCCCTCAAGCCCAATCACCTTGGAATGGGTTAGAACATTGATGTTTGGATGGCCATAGCAGTCAACCATTTTCGGAGCCAGTATGCATATCGAGTAATCATTAGTTGGGAAAGTCTTGTCCAATTGGGCCATCTTCCCACCAATGCTTGGATCTTCTTCTACCAGATACACTTTGACACCGACCTCGGCTAGGTCTAATGCCGCTTGAATTCCTGCTATTCCTCCACCAACAACAAGTACTGAGTTAGGCTCGTTGTCGGTCAAGCTCTTCCTCCCTTTTCTGCAATCTAGGTCCTCCCTGATTTCGTCCCAATAGCCCAATTGTGAGGGTCATGATGTTGAATCTCGCCCTCCCGTCTCAGATGGATGATGCTTCGTAAGAAGGCAAAATCCATCCGATAAGGTTTTAAAAGCCCATTTTTAAATTCCCAAAAAAGAACGAAGCTTCGTAGACATGTTGAAAGGAGCGACCTCCGGCTAGAGCGTGTGTCGTTTTCCCAACACGAGCCAGAGTTGAGTTTTCTCGTGGTCTCCATTCTCATTCCTCGACTCTTCGACTGGTCCTTGGAAGCTTGCCCAAAGGTCGAATTCCTCAGAAGGAATACGATTATGTCAGCAGTTCCGTCCAATTCCCATCACACCATAACCATCCTTACGATAAGCGGCAATGTTGGAACCGTGGGGCTTCCGTTGACATCTTCAAATTCCCGACTGGATATTAACCCAAAAGGGGATTCGATTTTCATAGGTGAAGCGTAACTCGGCTATTTGATATTTACTCCGAACTAGTTTCAGATTTTCATCCCGTATATTTTATTTCTCGTTTTCAAGCAACGAATATTTTCTATTAATTACACAATTGTTATGATATTCGTAATCATAAAGATAAAAATCAAGAAATCAAAGATTCGAATCAAGAATAAAACATAGGTGATGATTGATGATGTTTCTTGCTTTTTTCGAAATCATTTGCCCTTGACCTCGGATCTGATTTCTTGAAATGCGTATCAATCATATGTAATATGAAAAACGTAGAAAGAGATTTAATTCAAATAACCCTGCCGTTCCCTGTGATCATTCTCCTGGTTACCGCAACGGTTCTCGGGGCAATGGCCGCTGTGACGATCATCAGTCTAAGGAGTTACATGAATTCCAAGGAAGGATGCGACCAGGGGTCAATGGTCCCAAAACTCGACGGTATCACAAAGATCATTTGGAGGGGCAGGATCAGTAATCAAAGGCCAAGGGTGTTGGTAAACGGGCCCGAGGTGAAATCCCAAGTCTGCCAGATCTGTCTGGGAAGGATCAAAGAGGGTTCAAACCATCTGGAGTGTAATTGCGGCAGAACTTTTCACATCATCTGCCTCTCGCGCACGGGCTTCTGCCCTTATTGTCATGAACCCTATGAGAACCTGATACCTCAAACGGGAAACATTCAATCATTTCTGACATGCCCCCTATGTGGCATCAATCTAGAACCAGGATCAAGAAGATGTGAATGTGGTGCAATATTCCAGGAGGAAGGAGTTGACTTCTGCTGCCCCATCTGCGGGACCCATATCTCCGAGGAAAACACAGTCTGTCCCTATTGCGGGGAGATATTCGATTGCTATCGTCTCATCAATTGCCCTGTCTGCGGACTTATGATCGATGAGGATACAGAGGTCTGCGATTGCGGGGCGGTCCTTATTGATCGCTGCCCTGGGTGTGATGCCCCCCTGGGAGCGGAGGATAGGTACTGCATAAGTTGTGGCGCAGAATTCGAGTTCATTTGAATACCCTTCCTGAGCATTGTGGCGAAGAGAATGGATTTAAGTATTTCCAACCGTATTCGCCAACCCGAATTCTAAACATCTGGGATGGGAAATCATGAAATCCATCATTGACAGGGCATTGGAGGCTCACGAGGAATCTGTGGACGAAGAGGGAATTGAGCAACCTGGCCTTCCTATGGAGTCAGACGAAGAGCTAAGGAAGCTGGTAGAGTCTCTTCAGGTGAGCATAACAATCATGGGTTGCGGAGGTGGCGGTTCAAACACCATCCGCAGGATCAACGAAGCGGGAATAATAGGCGCCACGCTAGTAGCTGCAAACAGTGATGCCAAGCACCTACTTTCCATTCAGGCACCGAACAAGATACTTCTAGGCAGGACGATCACAAGAGGGCTTGGAGCAGGGGCGCAGCCGGACGTAGGTAGAAGAGCCACTGACGAGGCCAGAACTGACATCATGAGATTCATCCAGAACCAGGACATCGTGTTCATCACCGCGGGAATGGGCGGCGGTACGGGAACTGGCTCCGCTCCCTACGTTGCAGAGCTTTCCAAACGAACCAGCAGGCTTGTGATGGGTATTGTCACTCTCCCTTTCAGGGCTGAGGGGAAACTAAGAAGGGAAAATGCCCTCAGAGGTCTGGACCTCATGAAAGAATTCTGCGATACCACCATTGTTGTGGAGAACGACAAGTTGTTGGAACTGGTGCCGAAGCTCCCAATCGAAGCCGCTTTCAGGGTAGCTGATGAGGTTTTAATGCAGTCCATCAAGGGCATAACCGAGATCATCACCAAGCCCGCACTGGTCAATGTCGACTTCAACGACATGATGACCATCATGGAGAACGGCGGCGTGGCAATGATAGGTATCGGTGAATCAGATTCCAGCAATGGAAGGGTGGAGGAAGCGGTGTCAGAGGCCATGTCTTCACCACTCCTGGGTGACATCGATGTGAAATCAGCGAAAGGCGCGTTGATCCGTGTTGTTGGTGGACCTGATATGACCGTTTCCGAGGCGGAGAAGGCTGCCAGGCTCATAGGAGATCAGATCAACCCGATGTCAAGGATCATCTGGGGATGCGCTGTGGAGCCAGAGGTTGAGGGCACTATCAAGGTGCTGGTGGTCATCACAGGCGTAAAGTCACCCCAGTTCATAGAAAAAGGTACTATCCTTTAAGACCGGTGAATAGAGGACATGGTAGTCAAGGACAAGAGGGGTAGAAGGCGGTACATTGCCTTCGTCCTAACCCAAGGTGGCCCGATTACTAAGAGCGGGCTCATCACGCTCCTGAGGGAAGCATCCAGAGAGTATAGGATTGAAGAACCGAGGGTGATCGAATTCGATGGGACGAAGGGCATAGTGAGATGCGGCCACCTTCTAAAGGAAGAGACTCTGGCGATCCTCGGTTCCTTCAGTGAACGAAAGGATGGCATTGAGGTCAAGACATTGAGCACTTCGGGGACGTTGAGGAAACTGAGAGAGCAATACTTCAATTCAGAAAATTGACGAACCAGTTGCTAGCTGCTCTATCCATGGCATTACTTGGACAGGATAACGGGGGCTAATGCACCCTAGGAACTCAATCCAGCTACCCCACCGCAAGTAGCTGAGTCATTTT contains:
- the ftsZ gene encoding cell division protein FtsZ, whose amino-acid sequence is MKSIIDRALEAHEESVDEEGIEQPGLPMESDEELRKLVESLQVSITIMGCGGGGSNTIRRINEAGIIGATLVAANSDAKHLLSIQAPNKILLGRTITRGLGAGAQPDVGRRATDEARTDIMRFIQNQDIVFITAGMGGGTGTGSAPYVAELSKRTSRLVMGIVTLPFRAEGKLRRENALRGLDLMKEFCDTTIVVENDKLLELVPKLPIEAAFRVADEVLMQSIKGITEIITKPALVNVDFNDMMTIMENGGVAMIGIGESDSSNGRVEEAVSEAMSSPLLGDIDVKSAKGALIRVVGGPDMTVSEAEKAARLIGDQINPMSRIIWGCAVEPEVEGTIKVLVVITGVKSPQFIEKGTIL